From Streptomyces griseorubiginosus, one genomic window encodes:
- a CDS encoding sugar ABC transporter permease encodes MSSSTVSRVRRQGPLSPWLFAAPGLLIIGAFILYPFVSTLVNAFTDKRTLIPGEFVGLANFRELLHDDMFWIGLRNSTLYVLGVVPALVILPLLLALLVQKNIPGITFFRSAFYTPVVASIVVVGLIWVWLLDERGLVNSLLETIGVGRIGFLSDQWLLLLSAMAVTVWKGLGYYMIIYLAALANVPRELHEAAAVDGAGAVRRFVTVTVPAVRSTMALVGALSSVAAFKVFSEVYLMAGPSGGPAGEDTTLVMLVQRTGTGLTGRVGYASAISVVVFVVTVALMLLVLRADRRAES; translated from the coding sequence ATGTCGTCGTCCACCGTGTCGCGGGTGCGGCGCCAAGGGCCGCTGAGCCCCTGGCTGTTCGCCGCGCCCGGCCTCCTGATCATCGGCGCGTTCATCCTGTACCCGTTCGTCTCCACACTGGTCAACGCCTTCACGGACAAGCGCACCCTGATCCCGGGCGAGTTCGTCGGGCTCGCCAACTTCCGTGAGCTGCTGCACGACGACATGTTCTGGATCGGCCTGCGCAACAGCACGCTGTACGTCCTCGGAGTCGTACCGGCGCTGGTGATCCTGCCGCTGCTGCTGGCCCTGCTGGTGCAGAAGAACATCCCCGGCATCACCTTCTTCCGGTCCGCGTTCTACACCCCGGTCGTCGCCTCGATCGTCGTGGTCGGCCTCATCTGGGTGTGGCTCCTCGACGAACGCGGCCTGGTCAACTCGCTGTTGGAGACCATCGGCGTCGGCCGGATCGGGTTCCTCAGCGACCAGTGGCTGCTCCTGCTGAGCGCCATGGCCGTGACGGTGTGGAAGGGCCTCGGCTACTACATGATCATCTATCTGGCCGCGCTGGCGAACGTGCCGCGCGAGCTGCACGAGGCCGCGGCGGTGGACGGGGCCGGGGCCGTGCGCAGGTTCGTCACGGTGACCGTGCCCGCCGTTCGCTCGACCATGGCGCTCGTCGGGGCGCTCTCCTCGGTCGCCGCCTTCAAGGTGTTCTCCGAGGTGTACCTGATGGCCGGTCCGAGCGGCGGACCGGCCGGCGAGGACACCACGCTCGTGATGCTCGTCCAGCGCACCGGCACCGGGCTCACCGGCCGGGTCGGCTACGCCTCCGCGATCTCGGTCGTGGTCTTCGTCGTCACCGTCGCCCTGATGCTGCTCGTGCTGCGGGCCGACCGGAGGGCGGAGTCGTGA
- a CDS encoding sugar ABC transporter substrate-binding protein translates to MPISRRTFAAAAAACVLLPLSACGSGSDDGGSSDASGKVEGDITFQTWNLRANFKDYFDGLIADFEKKYPGTKVRWIDQPAEGYADKISADAAGGTLPDVVNVSPDLVAPLAKAGLALDLDKAAGQYRKEYLDGAWASHQIPGMTGTYAFPWYLNTGPLFYNKSLFKEAGLDPDQPPKTYDELFTDALELAKKSDGKVATLANVPTIEDFGRYGVPLMNSEGTAFAFNDSKGVELLTKYKQLYDAKALDPQALTATPESSGKKFLTGAVAMNPGSALDLGNFKKQAPSLYKNIGITDQITSTGHVNMYVMGVMVNAQSKKKAASVAFAHYVTDAQHQMSFAKKVAIFPSTAGSLDDPYFTDEDGTDETRVRIAAAKSLKNAVNYTPVLFSEQMKTALRNEVAKALQGKESPKEALDNAVKACDTLLQQQG, encoded by the coding sequence GTGCCCATTTCCCGCAGAACTTTCGCCGCTGCCGCCGCTGCCTGTGTCCTCCTGCCGCTGAGCGCCTGCGGCTCAGGAAGCGACGACGGAGGCTCGTCCGACGCCTCAGGAAAGGTCGAAGGCGACATCACCTTCCAGACCTGGAATCTCCGGGCGAACTTCAAGGACTACTTCGACGGCCTGATCGCCGACTTCGAGAAGAAGTACCCCGGCACCAAGGTCAGGTGGATCGACCAGCCCGCCGAGGGCTACGCCGACAAGATCAGCGCCGACGCGGCCGGCGGCACCCTGCCCGACGTCGTCAACGTCTCGCCGGACCTCGTCGCCCCGCTCGCCAAGGCCGGCCTCGCGCTCGACCTCGACAAGGCGGCCGGCCAGTACAGGAAGGAGTACCTGGACGGCGCCTGGGCCAGCCACCAAATACCGGGCATGACCGGGACGTACGCCTTCCCCTGGTACCTCAACACCGGCCCGCTCTTCTACAACAAGTCCCTCTTCAAGGAGGCCGGGCTCGACCCCGACCAGCCGCCGAAGACGTACGACGAACTCTTCACCGACGCCCTGGAACTGGCGAAGAAGAGCGACGGCAAGGTGGCCACCCTCGCCAACGTACCCACCATCGAGGACTTCGGCCGCTACGGCGTCCCCCTCATGAACTCCGAGGGCACCGCCTTCGCCTTCAACGACAGCAAGGGCGTCGAACTCCTCACCAAGTACAAGCAGCTGTACGACGCCAAGGCGCTCGACCCGCAGGCGCTCACCGCCACGCCCGAGTCCTCCGGCAAGAAGTTCCTCACCGGGGCGGTCGCCATGAACCCCGGCAGCGCCCTGGACCTCGGCAACTTCAAGAAGCAGGCGCCGAGCCTCTACAAGAACATCGGCATCACCGACCAGATCACCAGCACCGGACACGTGAACATGTACGTGATGGGCGTGATGGTCAACGCGCAGAGCAAGAAGAAGGCCGCCTCCGTCGCCTTCGCGCACTACGTCACCGACGCCCAGCACCAGATGTCCTTCGCGAAGAAGGTCGCCATCTTCCCGAGCACCGCCGGCTCGCTCGACGACCCGTACTTCACCGACGAGGACGGCACCGACGAGACCCGGGTGCGGATCGCCGCCGCCAAGTCCCTGAAGAACGCGGTCAACTACACACCCGTCCTCTTCAGCGAGCAGATGAAGACGGCCCTGCGCAACGAGGTCGCCAAGGCGCTCCAGGGCAAGGAAAGCCCGAAGGAAGCTCTCGACAACGCTGTCAAGGCGTGTGACACGCTGCTCCAGCAGCAGGGGTAG
- a CDS encoding LacI family DNA-binding transcriptional regulator produces the protein MSGKRTPARRPTMKDIARHAGVSQSAVSFALNGRPGVSEDTRDRVRQVAEELGWRPSTAARALSGEGAATVGFVLARPAETLGVDSFFLQLVSGIQEVLAERHLGLLFQVAEDVQEECEVYRRWWAEHRVDGVLVVDPRTDDPRTGVLDELGLPAVVIGGTPDERHPGLSTVWADDAGAMAAVVDELYTLGHRRIVHIAGLPGLAHTERRIRTLRAEAERRGLTGVRSVTTDYSDAEGAAVTRRVLEAPAPPTALIYDNDVMALAGVAAATELGHSVPADVSVVAWEDSALCRMVKPWLSALSRDSVEFGRTAARELTALLDGGPARTVRVPVPRLIVRDSTGAARGA, from the coding sequence ATGTCAGGCAAGCGGACGCCGGCCCGCCGCCCCACGATGAAGGACATCGCGCGGCATGCCGGCGTCTCCCAGAGCGCGGTCTCGTTCGCGCTGAACGGCCGTCCGGGTGTCTCCGAGGACACCCGCGACCGGGTGCGGCAGGTGGCCGAGGAGCTCGGCTGGCGGCCCAGCACGGCGGCCCGCGCGCTGTCCGGCGAGGGCGCCGCGACGGTCGGTTTCGTCCTCGCCCGCCCGGCCGAGACCCTGGGCGTGGACTCCTTCTTCCTCCAGCTCGTCTCCGGGATCCAGGAGGTGCTGGCGGAGCGCCACCTGGGCCTGCTGTTCCAGGTGGCGGAGGACGTCCAGGAGGAGTGCGAGGTCTACCGGCGCTGGTGGGCCGAGCACCGCGTGGACGGTGTCCTGGTGGTCGACCCGCGCACCGACGACCCGCGCACCGGGGTCCTCGACGAACTGGGCCTGCCCGCCGTGGTGATAGGCGGCACCCCCGACGAACGCCATCCGGGCCTGTCCACCGTCTGGGCGGACGACGCGGGCGCGATGGCCGCGGTCGTGGACGAGCTGTACACGCTCGGCCACCGGCGGATCGTGCACATCGCCGGCCTGCCCGGGCTCGCGCACACCGAGCGCCGGATCCGCACCCTGCGCGCGGAGGCCGAGCGGCGCGGGCTGACGGGCGTGCGGTCGGTGACCACCGACTACTCCGACGCGGAGGGCGCGGCCGTGACCCGCCGGGTCCTGGAGGCGCCCGCCCCGCCGACCGCGCTGATCTACGACAACGACGTGATGGCCCTCGCCGGAGTCGCCGCCGCGACCGAGCTGGGCCACTCGGTGCCCGCGGACGTGTCGGTGGTGGCCTGGGAGGACTCGGCGCTGTGCCGCATGGTCAAGCCGTGGCTGTCGGCCCTGTCCCGGGACAGCGTGGAGTTCGGCCGCACGGCGGCCCGGGAACTGACCGCCCTGCTGGACGGCGGTCCGGCCCGGACCGTACGGGTCCCGGTGCCACGACTGATCGTGCGGGACAGCACGGGGGCGGCGCGGGGCGCCTGA
- a CDS encoding alpha/beta hydrolase family protein, translated as MRTRGTLCAAAVLALSAVMGCTGGDGEDRARPGGPAASAPRGAGPSGPSASTSPGATPGSPSATPAPVDPVSLPALIRRDHQGSDPRLGRVLARTSAYTSHEVTYEANGLTVSGLMNIPRGEGPFPALVLAHGYIDPAIYTTGRGLSREQDLLARNGYVVLHTDYRNHARSDKDPDNDVGLRLGYTEDVIGAALALRSSGRPEIDTRRLGLLGRSMGGGVVYNTLVVAPRLFDAAVAYAPVSAHPEENIDQFQRPEGDPLVAEIEAAHGTPEENPKFWREVSPVTYADRVTEPLLIHHGTADTTCPIRWSREAVAAFEAAGKDVELRTYRGEGHTFYPQWARSMDVTMAFFEQHLR; from the coding sequence ATGCGGACGAGGGGAACGCTCTGTGCCGCCGCCGTACTCGCGCTGTCGGCCGTGATGGGCTGCACGGGCGGTGACGGCGAGGACCGGGCGCGCCCGGGCGGTCCGGCCGCCTCGGCGCCTCGCGGTGCCGGCCCGAGCGGTCCGTCCGCATCGACATCCCCCGGTGCGACCCCGGGCAGCCCCTCGGCGACGCCCGCCCCCGTGGATCCCGTGTCCCTACCGGCCCTGATCCGGCGCGACCACCAGGGCTCCGATCCGAGGCTGGGCCGTGTGCTGGCCCGCACCTCCGCCTACACCAGCCACGAGGTGACGTACGAGGCGAACGGCCTGACCGTGTCGGGCCTGATGAACATCCCGAGGGGCGAAGGTCCCTTCCCCGCCCTGGTGTTGGCGCACGGCTACATCGACCCGGCGATCTACACCACGGGCCGCGGCCTCAGCCGTGAGCAGGACCTCCTGGCCCGGAACGGGTACGTCGTCCTGCACACCGACTACCGCAACCACGCCCGTTCGGACAAGGACCCCGACAACGACGTGGGCCTGCGCCTCGGTTACACCGAGGACGTCATCGGCGCCGCGCTGGCACTGCGGTCCTCCGGGCGCCCGGAGATCGACACCCGCCGCCTCGGGCTGCTGGGCCGCTCGATGGGCGGTGGTGTCGTGTACAACACGCTGGTGGTGGCCCCTAGACTGTTCGACGCGGCGGTGGCCTACGCGCCGGTCAGCGCGCATCCCGAGGAGAACATCGACCAGTTCCAGCGCCCCGAGGGCGACCCGCTGGTCGCCGAGATCGAGGCGGCCCACGGAACGCCCGAGGAGAACCCGAAATTCTGGCGTGAGGTCTCCCCCGTCACCTACGCCGACCGGGTCACCGAGCCCCTGCTGATCCACCACGGCACCGCCGACACGACGTGCCCGATCAGGTGGAGCCGCGAGGCGGTCGCCGCGTTCGAGGCGGCGGGCAAGGACGTCGAGCTGCGCACGTACCGGGGCGAGGGCCACACCTTCTACCCCCAGTGGGCACGCAGCATGGACGTCACCATGGCCTTCTTCGAACAGCATCTGCGGTGA
- a CDS encoding helix-turn-helix transcriptional regulator, whose amino-acid sequence MATDNVLGEFIKARRGHVTPEPENRSTGGRRRVPGLRRDELARLAGISEPYLTRLEQGVDRHPSPQVLRALTRALELDEDTAAHLYALAAPDPVRPSRREVDPAVHQLLDTWAGNPAYVRDRHFDVLAANKRARALAAMYEPGRNLVREVFLGPEARRLFPDWAEIAARTAAALRAEADPHDPETARLVAELAADEDFRRLWARHDVRPARDELKRFAHPEVGDLALRRQALTVGGAEHQVIIVYQATPGSPSEAALARLL is encoded by the coding sequence ATGGCCACCGACAACGTCCTGGGGGAGTTCATCAAGGCCCGCCGGGGTCACGTCACGCCCGAGCCGGAGAACCGCTCCACGGGCGGCCGGCGCCGGGTGCCGGGGCTGCGCCGGGACGAGCTGGCCCGGCTCGCCGGGATCAGCGAGCCCTATCTGACCCGGCTGGAACAGGGCGTCGACCGGCACCCCTCGCCGCAGGTGCTGCGCGCCCTCACCCGGGCGCTGGAGCTGGACGAGGACACCGCGGCCCACCTGTACGCGCTGGCCGCGCCCGATCCCGTACGGCCGTCCCGGCGCGAGGTCGATCCGGCCGTGCACCAGCTGCTCGACACCTGGGCGGGCAATCCGGCCTACGTCCGCGACCGGCACTTCGACGTGCTGGCCGCCAACAAGCGGGCCCGCGCTCTCGCCGCGATGTACGAGCCCGGGCGCAATCTGGTCCGGGAGGTGTTCCTCGGCCCGGAAGCGCGCCGGCTGTTCCCCGACTGGGCGGAGATCGCCGCGCGGACCGCGGCCGCACTGCGGGCCGAGGCCGATCCCCACGATCCCGAAACGGCGCGGCTCGTCGCCGAGTTGGCGGCGGACGAGGACTTCCGCCGCCTGTGGGCCCGGCACGACGTACGGCCCGCCCGTGACGAGCTCAAGCGGTTCGCGCATCCGGAGGTCGGCGACCTCGCGCTGCGCAGGCAGGCCCTGACCGTCGGCGGCGCCGAGCACCAGGTGATCATCGTGTACCAGGCCACCCCGGGCAGCCCTTCCGAGGCCGCCCTCGCCCGGCTGCTGTGA
- a CDS encoding SDR family oxidoreductase: MTKTWFITGASRGFGRIWAEAALARGDRVAATARDPQTLRDLADTHGDRVLPLRLDVTDRTAAFAAVRRAADTFGRLDVVVNNAGYGLFGMVEETTEEQARRQLDTNVLGALWVTQAALPVMRAQGAGHIVQVSSIGGLAAFPTLGLYNASKWALEGMSEALAQEVGPLGVHVTLVEPGPYGTDWSGASAVHTEPLAAYEPVREARRAGAGARAPQDPRVTADVVLELVDTDEPPLRLFLGTYPYPVVEAAYRQRLETWEAWRPLASRA, encoded by the coding sequence ATGACTAAGACCTGGTTCATCACCGGCGCGTCCCGCGGTTTCGGCAGGATCTGGGCCGAGGCCGCCCTCGCCCGCGGCGACCGCGTCGCCGCCACCGCCCGCGACCCCCAGACCCTGCGCGACCTCGCCGACACCCACGGAGACCGCGTCCTGCCGCTGCGCCTCGACGTCACCGACCGCACGGCCGCGTTCGCCGCCGTGCGGCGGGCCGCCGACACCTTCGGCCGACTCGACGTCGTCGTCAACAACGCGGGCTACGGCCTCTTCGGCATGGTCGAGGAGACCACCGAGGAACAGGCCCGCCGGCAGCTCGACACCAATGTGCTCGGCGCCCTGTGGGTGACCCAGGCCGCGCTGCCGGTCATGCGCGCCCAGGGCGCGGGGCACATCGTGCAGGTGTCCAGCATCGGCGGGCTCGCCGCCTTCCCCACCCTCGGCCTGTACAACGCCTCCAAGTGGGCGCTCGAAGGGATGAGCGAAGCGCTCGCCCAGGAGGTCGGGCCGCTCGGCGTCCACGTCACCCTGGTCGAACCGGGTCCCTACGGCACCGACTGGTCCGGCGCGTCCGCGGTGCACACCGAACCCCTCGCCGCCTACGAGCCCGTCCGCGAGGCCCGCCGGGCCGGCGCCGGCGCCCGTGCGCCACAGGACCCGCGGGTCACGGCCGACGTGGTCCTCGAACTGGTCGACACCGACGAACCGCCGCTGCGCCTGTTCCTCGGCACCTACCCCTATCCCGTCGTCGAGGCCGCCTACCGGCAGCGGCTGGAGACCTGGGAGGCCTGGCGGCCCCTGGCGTCCCGGGCCTGA
- a CDS encoding alpha-L-fucosidase: protein MTVSRRLFVTAATALAVTGVPTLAAASDGDRFHRVPVSPDDTEADLVRKASQVRPTARQIAWQNLGQTAFLHFGVNTFTGLEWGTGDEDPDVFQPTGLDTDQWAAALKDGGFKLAILTVKHHDGFVLYPSRYTNHSVASSSWRGGRGDVLRSFADSMRRYGLKVGVYISPADENQYLHGVYANGSARTPRTIPTLVAGDDRTPDRSYTLDATDYGAHMLNTLYEVLTEYGPVDEVWFDGAQGHIPPDKVESYDWDSWYTLVRALAPDAAIAVTGPDLRWVGNESGIAREDEWSVVPVKENQYGRTDWALSYDTPDEGSRAALVKAQPATDYLQWWPAECDVSIRDGWFYHPDQQPKSVDYLTEIWFGSVGRNAVLLLNVPPDTDGLLHSTDVVRLREFRERIERELPVDLARGARRTTAPDRVTLDLGREQEVDRIRLAEDIRYGQQVEQFVVEAFRDGGWTEVTGAGTIGASRVLPLTAPVRARRWRLRVTRARSAVHIKEFGLYRSQV from the coding sequence ATGACTGTCTCCAGACGCCTCTTCGTCACCGCCGCCACCGCCCTCGCCGTGACCGGCGTCCCCACCCTGGCGGCGGCCTCCGACGGCGACCGCTTCCACCGTGTCCCCGTCTCACCGGACGACACCGAGGCCGACCTCGTCCGCAAGGCCTCCCAGGTCCGGCCCACCGCACGGCAGATCGCCTGGCAGAACCTCGGACAGACCGCGTTCCTGCACTTCGGCGTGAACACCTTCACCGGACTGGAGTGGGGCACCGGCGACGAGGACCCGGACGTCTTCCAGCCGACCGGCCTCGACACCGACCAGTGGGCGGCCGCCCTGAAGGACGGCGGCTTCAAGCTCGCCATCCTCACCGTCAAGCACCACGACGGCTTCGTCCTCTACCCCTCCCGCTACACCAACCACTCCGTGGCGTCCAGCAGTTGGCGCGGCGGGCGAGGAGACGTGCTGCGGTCGTTCGCCGACTCGATGCGCCGGTACGGCCTCAAGGTCGGCGTCTACATCTCGCCCGCCGACGAGAACCAGTACCTGCACGGCGTCTACGCCAACGGCAGCGCCCGCACCCCGCGCACGATCCCGACGCTCGTGGCGGGCGACGACCGCACGCCGGACCGCTCGTACACCCTGGACGCGACCGACTACGGCGCCCACATGCTCAACACCCTCTACGAGGTGCTCACCGAGTACGGTCCCGTCGACGAGGTGTGGTTCGACGGCGCCCAGGGACACATCCCGCCCGACAAGGTGGAGAGCTACGACTGGGACAGCTGGTACACCCTGGTGCGCGCGCTCGCCCCGGACGCGGCGATCGCCGTGACCGGCCCCGATCTGCGCTGGGTCGGCAACGAGAGCGGCATCGCACGCGAGGACGAGTGGAGCGTCGTCCCGGTCAAGGAGAACCAGTACGGCCGCACCGACTGGGCCCTGTCCTACGACACCCCCGACGAGGGCAGCCGGGCCGCGCTGGTGAAGGCGCAGCCGGCCACCGACTACCTCCAGTGGTGGCCCGCCGAATGCGATGTCTCCATCCGGGACGGCTGGTTCTACCACCCCGACCAACAGCCCAAGTCCGTGGACTACTTGACGGAGATCTGGTTCGGCTCGGTGGGCCGCAACGCCGTACTGCTGCTCAACGTCCCCCCGGACACCGACGGCCTCCTGCACAGCACCGATGTCGTCCGTCTGCGCGAGTTCCGGGAGCGGATCGAGCGGGAGCTGCCCGTCGATCTGGCCCGAGGGGCCCGCAGGACCACGGCACCGGACCGCGTCACGCTGGACCTGGGTCGCGAGCAGGAGGTGGACCGGATCCGGCTCGCGGAGGACATCCGGTACGGCCAGCAGGTGGAGCAGTTCGTCGTCGAGGCGTTCCGTGACGGCGGCTGGACCGAGGTCACGGGCGCCGGAACCATCGGCGCGAGCCGCGTCCTGCCGCTCACGGCCCCGGTGCGGGCCCGGAGATGGCGGCTGCGGGTGACGCGGGCCCGAAGTGCCGTACACATCAAGGAGTTCGGGCTCTACCGGTCGCAGGTCTGA
- a CDS encoding family 20 glycosylhydrolase, giving the protein MRKRLRFAAVVALLTLLLAPVPAVAREARSAPVTVPALTDWTPESGSYVFGTGTRLVADGTADRRVAETLAGDLRAAGHGTPAVVRGGARPGDIVIDVKPSKSSLGAEGYELRVGRSLSITGATETGAFYGTRTLLQLLAQGDRIPAGRTVDVPRYKERGVGVCACYIHITLPWLENLVREMSYNKLNQLLVELKVRSDAHPEANTWGYYTKDEIRRLVALGDKYHVEIIPEINSPGHIDPWIENRPDLQLTDSDGNKQPSRLDITRQASFDYYKSLMDEYAEVFTSKSWHMGADEYMLGSDFAKYPQILKYAQERYGPNATPQDAFVDFVNRVHDYAAGKGVRLRIWNDGLTGANTVPVAKDTTVEHWLNVAVKPSQLIAQGYSVMNSAYSLYLIRGGFHSDTASLYDQKWDPRSFEGEQLTSSKGVTGAKISLWPDNGRGETENEVAVRLWPALRHIAQATRGDPHPDATYDAFTARGTAIGHAPGWRDLTRVPVADGTYRFGQSFTAAVQRTADGYATLRSAAGCLAISGGRLTLNVPLQPGVEATWDTCDATNTVQRWELEPAAGGYRLVNAITQMALAVTDDGRIAQYPADQHTPTVWHLS; this is encoded by the coding sequence ATGAGGAAACGGCTGAGATTCGCCGCTGTGGTGGCGCTGCTGACGCTGCTCCTGGCACCCGTTCCGGCGGTCGCCCGCGAGGCGCGGAGCGCGCCGGTCACCGTGCCCGCCCTGACCGACTGGACGCCGGAGTCCGGCAGCTATGTGTTCGGGACCGGCACCCGGCTCGTGGCCGACGGCACCGCCGACCGCCGGGTCGCCGAGACGCTGGCCGGTGACCTCCGGGCGGCCGGTCACGGCACTCCAGCGGTCGTCCGAGGCGGAGCCCGGCCCGGTGACATCGTTATCGACGTCAAGCCGTCCAAGTCCTCCCTCGGCGCCGAGGGCTACGAACTGCGCGTCGGCCGGAGCCTGTCGATCACCGGCGCCACCGAGACCGGTGCCTTCTACGGCACCCGCACCCTCCTCCAGCTCCTCGCCCAGGGCGACCGCATCCCCGCCGGGCGCACGGTCGACGTGCCCCGCTACAAGGAGCGCGGGGTCGGCGTGTGCGCCTGCTACATCCACATCACGCTGCCGTGGCTGGAGAACCTCGTCCGCGAGATGTCCTACAACAAGCTCAACCAGCTGCTCGTGGAGCTGAAGGTCAGGAGCGACGCCCACCCCGAGGCCAACACCTGGGGTTACTACACCAAGGACGAGATACGGCGGCTCGTCGCGCTCGGCGACAAGTACCACGTCGAGATCATCCCCGAGATCAACTCGCCGGGGCACATCGACCCGTGGATCGAGAACCGCCCGGACCTCCAGCTCACCGACTCCGACGGCAACAAGCAGCCCTCGCGGCTCGACATCACCCGGCAGGCCTCCTTCGACTACTACAAGAGCCTGATGGACGAGTACGCCGAGGTCTTCACCTCCAAGTCCTGGCACATGGGCGCCGACGAGTACATGCTCGGCTCCGACTTCGCGAAGTACCCGCAGATCCTGAAGTACGCCCAGGAGAGGTACGGTCCGAACGCCACCCCGCAGGACGCCTTCGTCGACTTCGTCAACCGCGTCCACGACTACGCGGCGGGCAAGGGCGTGAGACTGCGCATCTGGAACGACGGGCTCACCGGCGCCAACACCGTGCCCGTCGCCAAGGACACCACGGTCGAGCACTGGCTCAACGTGGCGGTGAAGCCCAGTCAACTCATCGCACAGGGCTACTCGGTGATGAACTCCGCCTATTCCCTGTACCTCATCCGCGGCGGCTTCCACAGCGACACCGCGTCCCTGTACGACCAGAAGTGGGACCCGCGCAGCTTCGAGGGCGAACAGCTGACCTCCTCGAAGGGCGTCACCGGAGCCAAGATCAGCCTGTGGCCGGACAACGGACGCGGCGAGACCGAGAACGAGGTCGCCGTACGGCTGTGGCCTGCGCTGCGCCACATCGCCCAGGCCACCCGGGGCGACCCCCATCCTGACGCCACTTACGACGCGTTCACCGCACGCGGCACGGCCATCGGACACGCACCCGGATGGCGGGACCTGACCCGGGTGCCGGTCGCGGACGGGACGTACCGCTTCGGGCAGTCCTTCACGGCCGCCGTCCAGCGCACCGCCGACGGTTACGCGACCCTCCGCTCGGCGGCCGGCTGCCTCGCGATCAGCGGCGGCAGGCTGACGCTCAACGTGCCGCTCCAGCCGGGCGTCGAGGCGACCTGGGACACCTGTGACGCCACGAACACCGTGCAGCGCTGGGAACTGGAGCCCGCGGCGGGCGGCTACCGGCTCGTCAACGCGATCACGCAGATGGCGCTCGCCGTCACTGACGACGGCCGGATCGCGCAGTACCCCGCCGACCAACACACCCCCACCGTCTGGCACTTGAGCTGA
- a CDS encoding amidase, with translation MTSWVGRTAAEIAAAVREKRATPREVVAEHLARIEKLDGRLGAFRVVRAEAALAEADEVGARGDLGELPLAGVPVAVKDNLSVRGETNRVGSAATPDIPAEADHVVVARLRAAGAVVVGLTNVPELCVFGTTEGVHGTSRNPWDTWRTAGGSSGGSATAVAAGLVPLALGNDGMGSLRIPAANCGLVTLKPGSGVVPAGISDGDWFGMSENGPLATTVEDTRLLLSVIADTEFVRRDAPATLDVAVSLRSPLAGVGISAPYANAVREAAGLLIKAGHQVRRADPPYPLSLGVTSLATWTAGTSVDAQGLDRRLLARRTRVHATIGRRFVKTVRTGRARQALRERLEPFFAEHDVLLLPALARRSPKAEAWHERGWLRNVLANTTYSPLTPPWNLTGWPAMSVPLGTLPSGAPTAVQLVARPGSESVLLEVAEELERRQPWRRTAPVD, from the coding sequence GTGACCAGCTGGGTCGGCCGCACCGCCGCCGAGATCGCCGCCGCCGTCCGCGAGAAGCGGGCCACCCCGCGTGAGGTGGTGGCCGAACACCTCGCCCGGATCGAGAAACTGGACGGGCGCCTCGGGGCGTTCCGGGTGGTGCGGGCAGAGGCGGCGCTCGCGGAGGCCGACGAGGTGGGCGCCCGGGGCGACCTCGGCGAACTGCCCCTGGCCGGGGTGCCGGTGGCCGTCAAGGACAACCTCTCGGTGCGCGGCGAGACCAACCGCGTCGGCTCCGCCGCGACCCCGGACATCCCCGCCGAGGCCGACCATGTGGTGGTGGCCCGGCTGCGGGCGGCGGGCGCGGTGGTCGTGGGCCTGACCAACGTGCCGGAACTGTGCGTCTTCGGCACCACGGAGGGCGTCCACGGCACCTCCCGCAACCCGTGGGACACCTGGCGCACGGCGGGCGGCTCCTCCGGCGGCAGCGCGACCGCGGTCGCCGCAGGACTGGTCCCGCTCGCCCTCGGCAACGACGGCATGGGCTCGCTGCGCATCCCGGCGGCCAACTGCGGCCTGGTCACCCTGAAGCCGGGGTCGGGGGTGGTCCCGGCCGGCATCAGCGACGGCGACTGGTTCGGCATGTCCGAAAACGGTCCGCTCGCGACCACCGTCGAGGACACCCGGCTGCTGCTTTCGGTCATCGCCGACACCGAGTTCGTACGACGGGACGCGCCCGCCACGCTCGACGTGGCCGTGTCCCTGCGCAGCCCGCTCGCCGGGGTCGGCATCAGCGCGCCGTACGCGAACGCGGTCCGGGAGGCGGCGGGGCTGCTGATCAAGGCGGGGCACCAGGTGCGGCGCGCCGACCCGCCGTACCCGCTGTCGCTGGGCGTCACCTCGCTGGCCACCTGGACGGCGGGCACCTCGGTGGACGCGCAGGGGCTGGATCGGCGGCTGCTGGCCCGGCGCACCCGGGTGCACGCGACGATCGGCCGGCGTTTCGTCAAGACCGTGCGGACGGGCCGGGCGCGGCAGGCGCTGCGCGAGCGTCTGGAGCCGTTCTTCGCCGAGCACGACGTGCTGCTGCTCCCGGCGCTGGCCCGCCGCTCCCCCAAGGCCGAGGCCTGGCACGAGCGGGGCTGGCTGCGCAACGTCCTCGCCAACACCACCTACTCGCCGCTCACCCCGCCGTGGAACCTCACCGGCTGGCCGGCCATGTCGGTGCCGCTGGGCACCCTGCCCTCGGGCGCCCCCACCGCCGTACAGCTGGTGGCGCGGCCGGGGTCGGAGTCCGTACTGCTGGAGGTCGCGGAGGAGCTGGAGCGGCGGCAGCCGTGGCGGCGGACGGCACCGGTCGACTGA